A genome region from Gemmatimonadota bacterium includes the following:
- the ppk1 gene encoding polyphosphate kinase 1, which translates to MPAANGNNARAATVRTIASKRAGRRFTRKPRPPVAPLVTNYWRPEHFFNREVSWMEFNARVLEEALDPTVPLLERVKFLAIFSTNLDEFFMIRVAGVKRQIDAQIQSTRTADGMSPREVMTALSARIHELVNKQHGLFINEIFPQLTEQGIDILKPEQLSPAQKDYLDEYFRKTILPVVTPLAVDPGHPFPYLANGTLCLVAEIRKIQRSVFPQTNLSVIHLPTSVMPRFLELPSENGRQAFFMLEDVIVMNLDQFYNGYEVLNCASIRVTRDADVDYEEEGAEDLLTVIEEGIRNRRNGAAVRLQYDPELSSRILDVLVDELELEPEDLYPTEGFTAFSDLIEFYDAIDRPDLLDVPFPPQPVTSFEGAPSIWDAIKKEDILLHHPFHQFNAVVRFVSEAAVDPQVLAIKMTLYRVSANSPITQALTRAAENGKEVSVLLELKARFDEAANIQWARQLEEAGAHVIYGIPAIKVHCKACLVVRREGDGIHRYCHLGTGNYNDKTARIYADFGLFTSREEFGEDVTQLFNLLTGYALPTHFHHLILSPTSMREDMVKRLRRESERARDGQPALVIAKINSLVDPDMIVALYQASQAGVQIQLIIRGICCLRPGVPGLSENISVISIVDRFLEHVRLFYFYNDGDPEYLLSSADWMDRNLNRRVEISFPVIDRALQAELWAYLKIQLKDNVKARELQSDGTYRYVRKAGKRLQSQKELYEVACETARVNADMKRTARRGS; encoded by the coding sequence CTCCCGTGGCGCCGCTGGTAACGAACTACTGGCGTCCGGAGCACTTCTTCAACCGCGAAGTGAGCTGGATGGAGTTCAATGCGCGCGTGCTGGAGGAAGCCCTCGATCCGACGGTCCCCCTGCTGGAGCGGGTGAAGTTCCTCGCCATTTTCAGCACCAACCTGGACGAGTTCTTCATGATCCGCGTCGCCGGCGTCAAACGCCAGATCGACGCGCAGATCCAGTCCACGCGGACTGCGGACGGAATGAGTCCCAGGGAGGTGATGACGGCGCTTTCGGCCAGGATACACGAACTGGTCAACAAGCAGCACGGCCTGTTCATCAACGAGATCTTTCCCCAGCTCACCGAGCAGGGCATCGACATACTCAAGCCCGAGCAGCTCAGTCCCGCGCAGAAGGACTATCTCGACGAGTACTTCCGCAAGACCATCCTGCCCGTGGTGACCCCGCTGGCGGTGGACCCGGGACATCCATTCCCCTACCTGGCCAACGGCACGCTCTGTCTCGTGGCCGAAATCCGGAAAATACAGCGGTCCGTTTTCCCCCAGACCAACCTCTCGGTCATCCACCTGCCCACCTCGGTCATGCCGCGGTTCCTCGAACTCCCGTCGGAAAACGGACGGCAGGCGTTCTTCATGCTGGAAGACGTCATCGTCATGAACCTCGACCAGTTTTACAACGGCTACGAGGTGCTGAACTGCGCGTCCATCCGCGTGACGCGGGACGCGGACGTGGATTACGAGGAGGAAGGGGCGGAAGACCTGCTGACCGTTATCGAGGAAGGGATCAGGAACCGGCGCAACGGAGCCGCGGTCCGGTTGCAGTACGATCCGGAGTTATCCTCCCGGATCCTCGACGTCCTGGTGGATGAGCTGGAACTGGAGCCGGAGGACCTCTACCCCACGGAGGGCTTCACCGCGTTTTCCGACCTGATCGAGTTCTACGACGCCATAGACCGTCCGGATCTGCTGGACGTGCCGTTCCCGCCCCAGCCGGTGACCTCCTTCGAAGGGGCCCCGTCCATCTGGGACGCGATAAAGAAGGAAGACATCCTGCTGCACCATCCCTTCCATCAATTCAACGCGGTGGTCCGTTTCGTCTCGGAGGCGGCGGTGGACCCGCAAGTACTCGCCATCAAGATGACCCTGTACCGGGTCAGCGCCAATTCGCCCATCACCCAGGCGCTGACGCGGGCGGCGGAAAACGGCAAGGAAGTGTCGGTGCTGCTGGAACTGAAGGCCAGGTTCGACGAGGCGGCGAACATTCAGTGGGCGAGGCAGCTGGAGGAGGCGGGCGCCCACGTGATCTACGGCATACCGGCGATCAAGGTACACTGCAAGGCCTGCCTGGTCGTGCGGCGCGAAGGGGATGGCATCCACCGCTACTGTCACCTGGGCACGGGGAATTACAACGACAAGACGGCCCGCATCTATGCCGATTTCGGCCTGTTCACTTCCAGGGAGGAATTCGGGGAGGACGTGACGCAGCTGTTCAACCTGCTTACCGGTTACGCGCTGCCCACGCACTTCCACCATCTCATCCTCTCCCCCACGTCGATGCGGGAGGACATGGTGAAACGGCTGCGCAGGGAGAGCGAACGGGCCCGCGACGGGCAACCGGCCCTCGTCATCGCCAAGATCAATTCCCTCGTCGATCCGGACATGATCGTGGCACTGTACCAGGCGTCCCAGGCCGGCGTGCAGATTCAGCTGATCATACGGGGCATATGCTGCCTGAGACCGGGCGTTCCGGGCCTGAGCGAGAACATCAGCGTCATCAGCATCGTCGACCGGTTTCTCGAGCACGTACGGCTCTTCTATTTCTACAACGACGGGGACCCGGAATACCTGCTTTCCAGCGCTGACTGGATGGACCGGAACCTCAACCGGCGGGTCGAGATATCCTTCCCGGTCATCGACCGGGCGCTCCAGGCGGAACTGTGGGCCTATCTCAAGATTCAGTTGAAGGACAATGTGAAGGCGCGGGAATTGCAGTCGGACGGAACGTACCGGTACGTAAGGAAAGCAGGGAAGCGGTTACAGTCTCAGAAGGAATTGTATGAAGTGGCCTGCGAGACGGCGAGGGTAAACGCGGACATGAAACGCACCGCCCGCCGTGGTTCCTGA